The following proteins are co-located in the Polystyrenella longa genome:
- a CDS encoding lactonase family protein, whose amino-acid sequence MIRIPALRLNSTLPLAALMLMMAICCPTSAAESEKPLMAYVGTFSSPLKDVLKTQVDLPPGNGRGIHLFEVNRQTGELTAAGEVRMGTSPSCVVLNEEGTRLYSANETDRYQGTKEGTVSAFEVDQTTGQLKLLNSVPSGGAGPTYVVMHPSGRFVLVANYFGGSVAVLPVQPDGSLGEATDVKVDEGHIGPTKATNAPPGSFAISGHDRTHAHQILPDPTGNFVLHVDLAQDRIYIWKFDMARAELVPNDQPFVTLPPGDGPRHIHFHPNGKWLYSIQEEGSTVVFFEWNPENGHLTARQTLPTLPPGFAGSNFCSEILLSHDGQYVYCGNRLYDSIGIFKVGDEGMLSYVGEEWTRGDYPRSFNFDPTGNFLYSLNQRADNVAIFNVDKSTGKLNFTGHFAPVGNPSSIIFLDLDKQK is encoded by the coding sequence ATGATCCGCATACCCGCCCTCCGCTTGAACAGTACCCTCCCCCTTGCCGCCCTCATGTTAATGATGGCCATCTGCTGTCCCACTTCCGCCGCCGAATCCGAGAAGCCGCTGATGGCTTATGTCGGTACGTTCAGCTCGCCGTTGAAAGATGTCCTCAAAACGCAGGTCGACCTGCCACCGGGAAATGGTCGTGGCATTCATCTCTTTGAAGTGAATCGCCAGACGGGCGAACTGACCGCCGCAGGCGAAGTCCGCATGGGCACCAGTCCCAGTTGCGTCGTCTTGAACGAAGAGGGCACCCGGTTGTACTCCGCCAACGAAACGGATCGCTACCAAGGAACAAAAGAAGGAACGGTCAGTGCTTTCGAAGTCGATCAAACGACGGGTCAATTAAAATTACTCAACAGTGTTCCCTCCGGTGGTGCCGGTCCGACGTATGTCGTCATGCATCCTTCAGGACGCTTCGTGTTGGTTGCCAATTATTTCGGTGGCTCGGTGGCCGTCCTGCCAGTTCAACCCGACGGTTCTCTTGGAGAAGCAACTGATGTGAAAGTGGACGAAGGCCACATCGGACCGACCAAGGCAACAAATGCTCCTCCCGGTAGCTTCGCCATCAGTGGCCACGACCGCACTCACGCACACCAGATTCTTCCAGACCCCACGGGGAACTTCGTATTACATGTCGACCTTGCTCAGGATCGCATCTACATCTGGAAGTTCGATATGGCAAGGGCGGAATTGGTTCCCAACGACCAACCCTTTGTCACCCTTCCCCCTGGTGACGGCCCCCGGCACATTCATTTCCATCCCAACGGCAAATGGCTCTATTCGATTCAGGAAGAAGGTTCGACTGTCGTTTTCTTTGAATGGAATCCCGAGAACGGTCACCTGACTGCGCGCCAGACTTTACCCACGCTTCCTCCCGGTTTCGCGGGGAGCAACTTCTGCTCAGAGATTTTGCTCTCACACGATGGCCAATACGTTTACTGTGGTAATCGTCTTTACGACAGCATCGGCATCTTCAAAGTCGGCGACGAGGGTATGCTGAGCTACGTCGGCGAAGAATGGACCCGGGGCGACTATCCTCGCAGTTTCAACTTCGACCCCACCGGCAATTTTCTCTACTCGCTCAACCAGCGCGCCGACAATGTCGCCATCTTCAACGTCGACAAGTCGACCGGCAAGCTGAACTTCACCGGCCACTTCGCCCCTGTGGGGAACCCTTCAAGCATTATCTTTCTCGATCTGGACAAGCAAAAATAG
- a CDS encoding slipin family protein, with product MLKRVKIKKDEVGLLFKDDLFERILPPGTHWVWTAFGSNRVEVISTREQELKHEQIREIASEAEFGDLAVKLEVDAHKKALVWINGKLERVLDQGVYLFWNRLKNVTSQILDERQTDLVHHDLAQLIKSGLLDEYIQVVDLKDRQRALVWCDERLFAVLSAGQYAFWRTLHDIRVEVIETTSLRFAHQDLEEILTLPTAKDEFDIVEVAQGCAGVLYQNGKYAETLNSGRYVFWKRVDKYQLFQVDLRESHLDIVGQDIMTEDKVTLRMNAIVTYQVVDAVRFATISESSAQALYRAAQLVLRELVGRTGLDDFLSDKESLANQLVERLHKRAADWGLRILSAGVRDIILPGEMKDLLNRVTEAKKAAEANLISRREETAAMRSQVNTAKLLENNPTLMRLRELETLEAISKNTNLQVLLGESGLADKVVKML from the coding sequence ATGTTAAAGCGTGTGAAGATTAAGAAAGACGAAGTGGGATTGTTGTTCAAAGATGATTTGTTTGAGCGCATTCTCCCTCCCGGTACGCACTGGGTTTGGACTGCTTTCGGTTCAAATCGTGTGGAGGTTATTTCGACCCGTGAGCAGGAACTGAAGCACGAGCAGATCAGGGAGATTGCGAGTGAAGCCGAGTTCGGTGACCTGGCCGTAAAGCTGGAAGTCGATGCGCATAAGAAGGCCTTGGTGTGGATCAACGGCAAGCTGGAGCGTGTGCTTGATCAGGGAGTTTACTTGTTCTGGAATCGGCTGAAGAATGTCACGTCGCAGATTCTGGATGAGCGGCAAACGGATCTGGTACACCATGATCTGGCGCAGTTGATCAAATCGGGCCTGCTGGATGAGTACATTCAGGTCGTGGACTTGAAGGATCGTCAGCGGGCGCTGGTCTGGTGTGATGAGCGGCTGTTTGCCGTTCTGAGTGCGGGTCAGTACGCTTTCTGGAGGACTCTGCACGACATCCGTGTGGAAGTCATTGAAACGACTTCGCTCCGGTTTGCGCACCAGGATCTCGAAGAGATTCTGACGCTGCCCACGGCGAAGGATGAGTTCGATATAGTCGAAGTGGCTCAGGGTTGTGCGGGTGTGCTATACCAGAACGGTAAGTACGCCGAGACCTTGAATTCAGGACGATACGTTTTCTGGAAGCGCGTGGACAAGTACCAGCTCTTTCAGGTGGATCTGCGTGAGTCGCACCTGGATATCGTCGGGCAGGACATCATGACTGAGGACAAGGTGACCTTGCGAATGAACGCGATCGTGACCTACCAGGTCGTCGATGCAGTCCGGTTTGCGACTATCTCGGAGAGCAGTGCACAGGCATTGTACCGGGCAGCACAGCTAGTCCTGCGCGAGCTGGTTGGACGAACTGGGCTCGATGATTTTCTAAGTGATAAGGAATCGCTGGCGAATCAGTTGGTGGAGCGTTTGCATAAACGAGCGGCCGACTGGGGACTGCGGATTCTGTCTGCCGGTGTTCGGGATATTATCCTGCCTGGTGAGATGAAAGATCTGTTGAACCGGGTGACCGAGGCGAAGAAGGCGGCGGAAGCCAACCTGATTTCGCGTCGGGAAGAGACGGCGGCGATGCGGTCGCAGGTCAACACGGCGAAACTGCTGGAGAACAACCCCACGCTGATGCGGTTGCGGGAGCTGGAAACTTTGGAAGCGATTTCGAAGAACACCAACCTGCAAGTGTTGTTGGGCGAATCGGGGCTGGCGGACAAAGTCGTGAAAATGTTGTGA
- the mobA gene encoding molybdenum cofactor guanylyltransferase, which translates to MLAGIILAGGQSKRMGKEKAWLPFGPPPGTMLTEVVGVVLEVCDPVVVVAAPDQSLPELPASIQIVRDPVPEQGPLAALVTGLKALPESSATVFVCSCDIPLLQASFISGLKTHLKAGDDFVVPRDRQGRHPLAAIYRRLVLPDAKRLLADGKRSLQRLLDEVTGEEVTGEQLQELDPKQTNLLNVNTLEEYERAVRLYRR; encoded by the coding sequence ATGTTGGCTGGAATCATCCTTGCAGGCGGCCAAAGCAAAAGGATGGGAAAGGAAAAAGCGTGGCTCCCCTTCGGGCCACCGCCCGGCACGATGTTGACCGAAGTCGTGGGAGTCGTTTTAGAGGTATGCGATCCTGTGGTCGTGGTTGCTGCCCCAGACCAGTCGCTGCCGGAACTGCCCGCTTCAATTCAAATCGTGCGAGACCCCGTACCAGAACAGGGCCCCCTTGCTGCTTTGGTCACCGGACTAAAAGCACTTCCCGAATCGAGTGCAACTGTCTTCGTCTGTAGTTGTGATATACCGTTGTTACAAGCGAGCTTTATCAGTGGCCTGAAAACTCATCTAAAAGCAGGTGATGACTTTGTTGTTCCCCGCGACAGGCAAGGTCGCCATCCATTGGCGGCCATTTATCGTCGGCTTGTTCTGCCGGACGCGAAACGATTACTAGCAGACGGAAAACGATCGCTGCAACGGTTACTGGATGAAGTGACAGGGGAAGAGGTCACTGGCGAGCAACTTCAGGAACTTGATCCAAAACAGACGAACCTGCTGAATGTGAATACGCTAGAAGAGTACGAGCGGGCCGTCAGACTATACCGGAGATAA
- a CDS encoding transposase codes for MNDITHPHRRRIFSEKLYAHFVTTSCYDRRMFFSIERAAEIFQWALTSQAEKQNAHLIGYVIMPEHVHFIIWFPEPGQLSNFMKHLK; via the coding sequence ATGAACGATATCACTCATCCCCATAGAAGAAGAATCTTCAGCGAGAAACTCTACGCTCACTTCGTTACCACCAGTTGCTATGACCGGCGAATGTTCTTCTCTATCGAGCGAGCTGCCGAAATCTTCCAGTGGGCGCTAACATCTCAGGCTGAGAAACAAAATGCTCACTTGATTGGCTACGTCATTATGCCCGAGCATGTTCACTTCATCATCTGGTTTCCTGAGCCTGGGCAACTTTCGAATTTCATGAAGCATCTCAAATAA
- a CDS encoding carbohydrate-binding family 9-like protein, which produces MIHSTANFRPHFVMSFGAVFSLFLLQAGTPPVYGDDKAKTDSLPEYTIKRTTAPIKIDGKLDESDWSAAESVGDFEFAWYESGKKEQTIAKMLWDDQYLYVAYRCEDAHISATRTERGSSVWFDDCVEVFTAPNVDDGENYFNIEMNVNTAFLEGHHPEGLGSKSKERWRCEGIQIQTTVDGTLNDDTDTDSHWILEAAIPFAAFAHVAKHTPPEPGDIWRLNLNRLGGETNQQYSQWSPSTTKEPQFHSPGDFGRVHYSADEVR; this is translated from the coding sequence ATGATTCATTCCACTGCTAACTTTCGACCCCACTTTGTTATGAGTTTCGGGGCGGTTTTCTCGCTCTTCCTGTTACAGGCTGGAACGCCGCCGGTATATGGGGACGATAAAGCGAAAACAGATTCTCTGCCCGAGTACACGATCAAGCGAACGACGGCTCCGATCAAAATCGACGGCAAGCTGGACGAGTCAGATTGGTCCGCGGCGGAATCGGTTGGGGATTTTGAGTTCGCCTGGTACGAGTCCGGAAAGAAAGAGCAGACGATCGCCAAAATGTTGTGGGACGATCAATACCTGTACGTCGCCTATCGCTGTGAAGATGCCCATATCTCGGCGACGCGAACAGAGCGGGGCAGCTCGGTCTGGTTCGACGACTGCGTGGAAGTCTTTACGGCACCCAATGTGGATGACGGAGAGAATTACTTTAACATCGAGATGAACGTGAACACGGCGTTTCTGGAAGGGCACCATCCCGAAGGTTTAGGCTCCAAGTCGAAAGAACGCTGGCGGTGTGAGGGGATTCAAATCCAGACGACCGTCGACGGTACATTAAACGACGATACCGATACTGACTCTCATTGGATCCTGGAAGCGGCGATTCCGTTCGCTGCTTTTGCTCATGTGGCAAAGCATACGCCGCCTGAACCGGGCGATATCTGGCGACTCAATTTAAACCGTCTGGGTGGAGAGACGAACCAGCAGTACAGCCAGTGGTCTCCCAGTACGACGAAGGAACCGCAGTTTCATTCGCCCGGTGATTTCGGACGCGTTCACTATTCAGCAGATGAGGTTCGCTAA
- a CDS encoding GNAT family N-acetyltransferase, producing MTMFCHFVDENIHLEPSHPYYAEPLFALTDQNREFLKKWLPWLDGVTSVDHSRDFLQQQLQNYADGTGLSLLIFYRKELAGIIGFNSINPNNQTGEIGYWLGEKFNDRGIMTKCVRELIRFGSQYYGLQKVVIRCSTGNEKSRKIPQGLGFLKEGTLRRAENLYGEWHDHDVYALLSEDFFG from the coding sequence ATGACCATGTTTTGTCACTTCGTCGACGAAAACATCCATCTGGAACCGAGCCACCCGTATTATGCAGAGCCGCTTTTCGCACTGACTGACCAGAACCGCGAATTCCTGAAGAAATGGCTTCCCTGGCTCGACGGCGTCACCTCCGTAGACCACTCTCGTGACTTCCTGCAGCAGCAACTGCAGAACTACGCAGATGGTACGGGGCTATCGTTGCTGATTTTCTATCGAAAGGAACTCGCTGGCATCATCGGTTTCAACAGCATTAACCCCAATAATCAGACAGGAGAAATTGGTTACTGGTTGGGCGAAAAGTTCAACGACCGCGGCATCATGACCAAGTGCGTAAGAGAACTAATCCGGTTCGGTTCCCAATATTATGGCCTGCAAAAAGTGGTCATCCGCTGCTCGACCGGTAATGAAAAAAGCCGAAAGATCCCCCAGGGACTTGGATTCCTGAAAGAGGGGACTCTCCGTCGAGCCGAAAACCTTTACGGTGAATGGCACGACCACGACGTGTATGCTCTTCTCAGCGAAGACTTCTTCGGTTGA
- a CDS encoding tetratricopeptide repeat protein, protein MRGSTWGILFLGFSLIGCSSESSAPPEANRDSASPSNKVAEYNSERAEPGLLSLGGSDAESVNLSNQHVEEALVQIKAGRLRDGLQRMNLAIASAPGNSNAFFERGKLLDALGQASGAIADYSVAIQLNPTNAQYVNQLGYHYLKRNLLQLAKAQFNRAISLDEQYAVPFNNRALVHIAEKKFDAAVQDLDTALKLDPDYHDALSNKGFTFYQGEHYDQALAVYEEVLEKGPEKDRANIYNNRGLVYYHKRDFEKAIADFSKAIELSPNNPQYFKHRMTTYSKMENKQAEAEQDQKRTAWLTQLSQLNRQIQQSPQNSKNYLARAALFESQTGEEYTQLALTNYEQATKAEPHNVAAFISKAEFYFKKENYEQTVIDCMDALRIDPENREALSLKADAHYELEQFAEASNAYALTGRVDEQVAIAFEKYATELESNGQQAEAKIWKEKANSVDNIENIVEEGEPQTAPLLDPAMIKQE, encoded by the coding sequence ATGCGGGGAAGTACGTGGGGAATTTTGTTTCTGGGATTCAGCCTGATTGGTTGCAGTTCAGAGTCGTCCGCTCCTCCCGAAGCCAATCGGGATTCGGCTTCACCCTCAAACAAGGTCGCGGAGTATAACAGTGAAAGGGCAGAACCGGGGCTACTTTCGCTCGGCGGAAGTGATGCCGAATCGGTTAATCTTTCCAACCAACACGTAGAAGAAGCCCTCGTCCAGATCAAAGCAGGTCGATTGCGAGACGGTTTACAACGAATGAATCTGGCCATTGCGTCCGCGCCAGGCAACAGCAATGCCTTTTTTGAACGGGGTAAATTGCTGGATGCCCTCGGACAAGCCAGCGGGGCCATTGCCGATTACTCCGTGGCGATCCAACTTAATCCCACGAATGCCCAGTATGTAAATCAACTCGGCTACCACTATTTGAAACGAAACCTACTGCAATTGGCCAAGGCGCAATTTAATCGTGCCATCAGTCTCGACGAACAGTACGCTGTCCCGTTCAACAACCGGGCCCTGGTGCATATCGCGGAGAAGAAGTTTGACGCGGCCGTTCAAGACCTGGACACCGCTTTAAAACTTGATCCCGATTATCATGATGCACTGAGCAACAAAGGATTCACCTTCTATCAGGGCGAACATTACGACCAGGCGCTCGCGGTTTACGAAGAAGTCCTCGAAAAAGGTCCTGAGAAAGACCGGGCAAATATCTACAATAATCGCGGTCTTGTTTATTATCATAAACGTGATTTTGAAAAAGCGATTGCTGACTTCAGCAAAGCGATCGAATTAAGCCCCAACAATCCACAGTATTTCAAACACCGTATGACGACCTACTCCAAGATGGAGAACAAACAGGCCGAAGCAGAACAGGATCAAAAACGTACCGCGTGGTTGACGCAACTCAGCCAGTTGAACCGACAGATTCAGCAGTCACCACAGAATTCCAAAAACTATCTCGCCCGTGCCGCTCTGTTCGAATCTCAGACGGGTGAAGAGTACACTCAGCTCGCTCTGACCAACTACGAGCAGGCAACTAAGGCGGAACCACACAACGTCGCCGCCTTCATCAGCAAGGCCGAGTTTTACTTCAAGAAGGAAAACTACGAGCAGACCGTCATCGACTGCATGGATGCATTGCGAATCGATCCCGAAAACCGCGAGGCCCTCTCTTTGAAAGCGGACGCTCACTACGAACTTGAGCAGTTTGCGGAAGCCAGTAACGCTTACGCCCTGACTGGACGTGTTGATGAGCAGGTTGCCATCGCTTTTGAAAAGTACGCCACCGAACTTGAGTCAAATGGGCAACAGGCTGAAGCGAAGATTTGGAAAGAGAAAGCGAATTCCGTTGACAACATCGAGAACATTGTGGAAGAGGGCGAGCCGCAGACGGCCCCCTTATTAGATCCCGCAATGATCAAACAGGAATAA
- a CDS encoding SDR family NAD(P)-dependent oxidoreductase yields the protein MSSFENKKYLIFGATGCVGSLVAKQLVGDGARMMLTGRDEEKLKRLSELLGQPYVVVEARQPPQIEEAFEAAVEQMAGIDGVVNCMGSVLLKPAHLTSLQEWHETLAVNLTSSFLVAKMAGKLMKKSGGSVVLVSSSAAQIGMSNHEAIAAAKAGVEGLTRSAASTYAGQGIRFNAVAPGLVRSNMTRSIWENESLAEFSKEMHALGRLGEPEDIASAISWLLDPSNGWITGQVINVDGGLSRVMPRKKMTK from the coding sequence ATGAGCAGCTTTGAAAATAAAAAATATCTGATCTTCGGAGCGACAGGTTGTGTGGGAAGTCTGGTGGCGAAGCAACTGGTCGGCGACGGGGCGCGGATGATGTTAACAGGACGGGATGAGGAGAAACTGAAACGGTTGAGTGAGTTGCTGGGCCAACCGTACGTTGTGGTCGAGGCAAGGCAACCGCCGCAGATTGAAGAGGCTTTCGAAGCTGCTGTAGAGCAGATGGCAGGAATCGATGGCGTCGTGAACTGTATGGGATCGGTGTTGTTGAAACCGGCGCATTTGACGTCGCTTCAGGAATGGCATGAGACGCTGGCCGTGAATCTGACGTCGTCATTCCTGGTCGCAAAGATGGCCGGTAAGCTGATGAAAAAGTCGGGCGGATCTGTGGTGCTCGTCTCTTCCTCTGCAGCGCAGATTGGGATGTCGAATCATGAAGCGATCGCGGCGGCCAAGGCGGGAGTCGAGGGGCTGACTCGGTCGGCCGCTTCGACCTATGCGGGGCAGGGGATCCGTTTTAACGCGGTGGCGCCCGGTCTCGTCAGATCGAACATGACCCGCTCGATCTGGGAGAACGAATCGCTGGCCGAGTTCTCCAAAGAGATGCACGCCCTCGGTCGATTGGGAGAACCCGAGGATATTGCCTCTGCGATCTCCTGGTTACTCGATCCATCGAACGGTTGGATCACAGGGCAGGTGATCAATGTAGACGGCGGACTAAGCCGCGTCATGCCCCGCAAAAAAATGACGAAGTAA
- the dprA gene encoding DNA-processing protein DprA yields the protein MQSIPEPDTDPMTDPALHAVQLSLIPGVGPRTVQNLVNHFGELSAVFNASHEELIALPGLGPKLARKILEGKEGTTARTELARLQSENVNILLRGTDEYPTLLDQNCYAPQLLYYKGDIQPADGLAIAIVGSRRCTPYGLGQAHKIAGALARAGVTVVSGLARGIDAAAHRGAIEAGGRTLAVFATGLGTVYPPEHKDLAARVVQQGALITESCFDQLPIAGLFPQRNRIISGLSLGVILIEASRKSGSLHTARHAMEQGRDVFAVPGRIDSLESQGCLDLIRDGATLIRSVEDVIDELGPLSKPVQSKEKGEIRKPIELNLNEQETAILNALTSDPKHIDEVLRAVTLDPSRVLSTLTVLEMKQLVRRHPGNYLSRP from the coding sequence ATGCAATCGATTCCCGAACCGGATACCGATCCGATGACCGACCCCGCGCTGCACGCGGTTCAACTCAGCTTGATCCCGGGCGTAGGCCCACGGACCGTTCAGAACCTGGTCAATCACTTTGGTGAGCTCTCGGCAGTTTTTAACGCCAGCCATGAGGAGTTGATTGCCCTTCCCGGTTTGGGGCCTAAGCTGGCTCGTAAAATTCTCGAAGGTAAAGAGGGAACAACGGCACGCACCGAGTTGGCCCGGTTGCAATCCGAGAACGTGAATATTCTGCTCCGGGGCACCGACGAATACCCTACACTGCTTGACCAGAATTGCTACGCGCCGCAATTGCTGTATTACAAAGGCGACATTCAACCCGCTGACGGGCTCGCCATCGCAATTGTCGGTTCCCGCCGATGTACGCCGTATGGTCTTGGGCAAGCACACAAAATCGCTGGTGCCCTCGCCCGGGCCGGTGTGACCGTCGTCTCGGGCCTTGCCCGTGGTATCGACGCTGCCGCCCATCGAGGCGCCATTGAAGCAGGCGGTCGAACGCTCGCCGTTTTCGCAACCGGCCTCGGTACCGTCTATCCGCCCGAGCATAAAGACCTCGCCGCCCGGGTCGTCCAGCAGGGCGCTCTCATCACCGAATCCTGTTTTGACCAACTTCCCATTGCCGGTCTCTTTCCGCAACGTAACCGGATCATCTCGGGGTTAAGCCTGGGAGTCATCCTCATCGAAGCCTCCCGGAAAAGTGGCTCGCTCCACACCGCCCGCCACGCGATGGAACAAGGACGCGACGTCTTCGCTGTACCCGGTCGGATCGACAGTTTGGAAAGCCAGGGCTGCCTCGATTTAATTCGCGATGGAGCGACGTTAATCCGCAGTGTGGAAGATGTCATCGACGAACTCGGTCCTCTTTCCAAACCGGTCCAATCGAAAGAGAAAGGCGAAATCCGCAAACCGATTGAACTCAATTTGAACGAACAGGAAACAGCCATCCTGAATGCTCTCACCTCCGACCCCAAACACATCGACGAAGTCCTCCGAGCCGTCACTCTCGATCCGTCCCGCGTCCTCTCAACCCTCACCGTCCTCGAAATGAAACAACTCGTCAGACGACACCCCGGAAATTACTTATCCAGACCTTGA
- a CDS encoding metallophosphoesterase family protein, whose translation MFRRDFLKTATLTSAGLMIPTSFSRLANADDEMKPAFRFVHLTDIHVQPEREGGAGMTKCLEAVEALDPKPDFILTGGDLIYDAGKDYERGNQLFKLYKQIVADHTGIPVHPCVGNHDVYGWSRREELDTMNPLFGKGLIRDHLELEKTYYAFDHNGWRFYVLDSIQPTVEKRYKYTAGLDEEQMAWLQSDLAAKPKETPAVVVTHIPVLTVTSMRKQPELLGEDFYISGGPGMFSNSLEMGRLFHNHNVKLALSGHLHEIDRIERGNVTYICDGAVCGGWWYGPNIDSGFEVQEGFGVVDIHTDGTFEHHYVDYGWEAKVQTKG comes from the coding sequence ATGTTCCGACGTGATTTTCTCAAAACGGCGACGCTCACTTCTGCCGGGTTGATGATTCCGACTTCGTTCAGCCGGTTGGCGAATGCCGACGACGAAATGAAGCCAGCCTTTCGGTTTGTGCATCTGACTGACATTCACGTCCAGCCGGAACGTGAAGGGGGTGCGGGAATGACGAAGTGTCTAGAAGCGGTCGAAGCACTCGACCCCAAGCCCGACTTCATCCTGACCGGGGGTGATTTAATTTATGATGCAGGCAAGGATTACGAACGAGGAAACCAGCTCTTCAAACTCTATAAACAGATCGTCGCCGATCACACTGGGATCCCCGTTCATCCTTGTGTCGGTAACCACGATGTCTATGGTTGGTCGCGGCGGGAAGAACTTGACACGATGAACCCGCTGTTTGGAAAAGGCCTGATCCGAGACCATCTGGAACTCGAAAAAACATACTATGCTTTCGACCACAACGGCTGGCGGTTCTATGTGCTCGACAGTATCCAACCGACGGTCGAAAAACGCTACAAATACACGGCGGGACTTGATGAAGAACAGATGGCCTGGTTGCAGTCCGACCTCGCCGCCAAACCGAAAGAAACGCCTGCGGTTGTCGTTACTCATATACCGGTGCTCACAGTGACCAGCATGCGTAAACAACCGGAACTACTGGGGGAAGACTTTTATATCTCCGGCGGCCCGGGAATGTTCTCCAACAGCCTGGAAATGGGTCGCCTCTTCCACAACCATAATGTGAAGCTCGCCCTCTCCGGTCACTTGCATGAAATCGACCGCATCGAACGCGGAAACGTCACTTACATTTGCGACGGAGCTGTCTGTGGTGGCTGGTGGTACGGTCCGAATATAGATAGTGGCTTTGAAGTACAAGAAGGTTTTGGAGTCGTCGACATTCACACCGATGGCACCTTCGAACATCACTACGTCGACTATGGTTGGGAAGCGAAAGTACAGACGAAGGGTTAA
- a CDS encoding DUF1559 domain-containing protein has protein sequence MRLLLRRNPNKDKSLRSGFTIIELLVVMAIISILIGLLLPAVQQAREAARRTQCRNKLHQIGIALTNYADLHQVLPPSYIVGAGTGGQWSAHVRLLPFMEEDNFYELADLDSGYTSGTILSTHRVGVFICPSEERQMLRAGGDHYPLNYAWNGGSWKVFEHAATFDDGGEGGDGLFHPNANIKFTKVKDGLSNTIAFSEVKAFTPYVRDGQLSGDTVPETPPTSLAALTNGQFKLESGHTEWVDGRVHQTGFTTAFTPNSSTPVEGASGDAGDPLDGDYTSCREGKAGCEGETTFAAVTARSYHTGAVFVLYLDGSVHAISENVSLDIWRALGSYNGGEAIDASFD, from the coding sequence ATGCGCCTGTTATTGCGTCGTAACCCTAATAAAGATAAATCCTTACGATCCGGATTCACGATTATTGAACTCCTCGTGGTCATGGCGATTATCTCCATCCTGATTGGTCTCCTCCTCCCCGCTGTGCAGCAGGCACGCGAGGCCGCTCGCCGTACTCAGTGCCGCAACAAACTGCACCAGATTGGCATCGCCCTCACCAACTACGCCGACCTGCATCAGGTACTGCCACCGAGCTACATCGTTGGCGCTGGCACGGGTGGCCAATGGTCGGCCCATGTCCGTCTGCTTCCTTTCATGGAAGAAGACAACTTCTATGAATTAGCCGATCTCGATAGTGGTTACACTTCTGGCACGATACTCTCCACCCACCGAGTGGGTGTCTTCATCTGTCCTTCGGAAGAACGCCAGATGCTTCGAGCCGGTGGCGATCATTACCCATTGAATTACGCGTGGAACGGTGGAAGCTGGAAAGTCTTTGAACATGCTGCGACTTTTGATGATGGTGGCGAAGGTGGAGATGGGCTGTTCCATCCTAATGCCAACATTAAATTCACCAAAGTTAAAGACGGCTTAAGCAACACGATCGCCTTCAGCGAAGTGAAAGCGTTTACTCCTTATGTCCGTGATGGACAATTGAGCGGAGATACCGTTCCCGAAACACCGCCGACCAGCCTTGCCGCATTGACCAACGGACAATTCAAACTCGAAAGTGGCCATACTGAATGGGTCGATGGACGAGTCCATCAAACTGGGTTCACAACGGCATTCACTCCGAACTCGTCCACCCCTGTTGAAGGGGCTTCTGGAGACGCAGGCGATCCTCTCGATGGCGACTACACTTCCTGCCGCGAAGGCAAAGCAGGTTGTGAAGGCGAAACAACCTTCGCCGCGGTCACTGCCCGCAGTTACCACACCGGAGCTGTATTCGTCCTCTACCTCGACGGGTCTGTCCATGCCATCAGCGAGAACGTCTCTCTCGATATCTGGCGTGCTCTCGGTAGCTACAATGGCGGGGAAGCAATCGACGCTTCCTTCGACTAA